A window of Asterias amurensis chromosome 10, ASM3211899v1 genomic DNA:
GATCCCATGTctcatttttgaaatgttttccctGAAATACGAGTCTCATTCACAAAGTTATATTTGATGTGATACTGATTCAATGGTGAAGtaacaattttctcaaaaatcttCAGACCAAACCCACGATACCAGCAAGACTCATCATCTGATGAAGATGTAACTGAGAGAGTATTCAATTCAACCCCAAGTCAGTCATCTAGCCATCAGTCCGTCTCAACAAAAACACCGGTTACGTCATCTTCCCCAATTAGGCTTCCATCTCCACCTACAACCTTGCTTAGGTCAGGAACACCACCAGTAAAGAGTGTTATCCGCCCTATTGGCTGTACAGGTACTgttaaaaattatttgtgtGGGTATCTGGAACTATTGCAATTAAACAATTCTTTTAATTCAGTCCCTTTAcaagtatttgttttaaaaatattcagaATTGTAGTTtctattaataaaaacaagacaaGAATAATGTGTTGTCAAACACAAATGCCCGCTGATCTTGACCTTGAATAATGACCTTGTCCTTTGAATAAAGACACAATCCCAGAACAATCCACGCACTAAGTTTTGAGTCACTCGCAAAGGCTTCTTGAGTTATCACTTGGAAAATTGATTGTACTGACACACACACATAATTTGATACAGATGAtgaaaagtatatttttttttcaccagcAACTGAGAAGAAGATCATGACTTTGATAGAAGAACAAAAGATGATAGCTGCAGAAAACAGAGCGATTCTCGTTCAGATCCTGAGAAGGTTAGAGAGCAACACACAGCAGGAATCAGAGAGTGGTGGGCTACCTGAAGGAGTAAAGTTTCCTTTAAACCTAGTGAAGGATGTCAGAGATCTGGAAGCTCTTCTTCACAACTTTGAAAAGGAGAAGCGTTTGGTAAGTGaaataaaagataaaataaaaacaaatactgcATTTGTATTTTGAAAGAATCTGTTGCTTACAGAAGTAATGTTTAGACTTCATGTCAAAATACCAACATCTATTATAAAGGAATAGAATGTAAAGAATTTGTTTGCAAAGAATTAAGTAAAGTAATTCCTTTTTTTACAAGTGTTTGGAATAAATGTATTGAACAAAGACTCATCAACTTTGTGGTCACCTTTCCAAGGTTATGTTGTGTAAGGGGTGTTGTGCGCGTGGTTGATAAATCAAAACAAGTACTTGTAGTCCAATTTTCGTTTTGCACAATCAGCACAAAATTGTAAAAGGCTGGCATTGCTAACTGTCCTTATTGTGGTTTATCGGAGAGGTGACATATTTGTCAACA
This region includes:
- the LOC139943125 gene encoding uncharacterized protein; protein product: MAKVRRAQETSDLATDAETEMPPKRKARPNPRYQQDSSSDEDVTERVFNSTPSQSSSHQSVSTKTPVTSSSPIRLPSPPTTLLRSGTPPVKSVIRPIGCTATEKKIMTLIEEQKMIAAENRAILVQILRRLESNTQQESESGGLPEGVKFPLNLVKDVRDLEALLHNFEKEKRLVTYLSTIGGDNLANTVRRILSCTMTNDLARQFNWIGKGTKEAFSKLRLVNVIQRSVRRNSGMRSATNSEIDSVIKDWLKYAKDRDGGRARRAAVRQAAIASVSQESTEDYGSSEEN